ACGAGGCGCTCGCGGTCGAGCGGGCGGCGCACGGCGTCGAGTTCCGCGCGCACGGCGACGCGGCGGGCGGCGACGTCGGTGGAGGAGAGCCCTTCGGTGTCGGGCGCGTTCTCACTGAGATCCACGGCCTCGGCGGCGGCGGCCCGCATCCACGCTCCGAGCCACTCCCTGTCGGTCTCCCCCGGCGCGACCGCGACGGCCGCGACGGCGCGCGTGCGGTGGTTGAGGTTCAGCTCCTCGCCGCCCTTGCGGACCGCGACCACCTCCACGTCCGCGCGGGACAGCAGGCGCGCGGCCTCGCGGCTGAGCGTCGGGTGACCCAGCACGACCACCCGCTCGATGCGCCCGCCGAGGTCGTCGCGGGACAGCAGCCGGCGGTACCCGTGGACCACCTGGCGCCCGAATCGCGCGCCGCTGACGATCTCCGCGATGAGCGGCCAGCCGCCGACGTGGGCGACCTCCTCCGCCTCAGCGCCCGCATCGGCGCCCGCCAGGACGACCGTCCGGGGACCGCGCTCCAGCGGGAACGCCTCCGGCTCCGGAAGCCGCGGCGGCTCCCCCGGTGTCAGCGTGCGTGAGGGCATCGCGCCCGACAGCGGCTCGCGGGAGGGCAGGTTCAGGTGCACGGGGCCGGCCACGCCGGGAAGCCCGGACTCGGCATCCGCCGCTCCGAGCGCGAGGGCGACCACTCGCGCGGCGAGGCCGTCCCAGTCGCCGTCCCCGGGGACGGCGGCGTCGATCTGCGCCCGCACCCAGGGGTGGAAGAGCCCCTCCTGGACGGTGGCCTGATTCGCACCGACCCCCCGCAGCTCGGGAGGCCGATCCGCGGTGAGCAGCAGCAGCGGCACTCCGGAGTGGAAGGCCTCCATCGTGGCCGGGAGGAGGTTCGCGACGGCCGTGCCGCTGGTGCACACGACCGCGACGGGGACGCGGGTCTCCCTGGCGATGCCCAGGGCGGTGAATCCGGCGACCCGCTCGTCGATCCGCACGTGCACGCGGAGCGGGCCCTCGTCGGCGAAGGCCGCCGCGGCGAGCGCAAGAGCCTGCGAACGCGACCCCGGCGAGAGGACGACGTCACGCACGCCGTGGGACACGAGGTCGGCGAACAGGGAGGCCGCGGCCTCCATCGCCGGCGACGAGGTCACGGGCGCGGATCCGCGGCGGGCGGCTCGTCGGTCTCCTCGTCGAGCCGCGCGAGCTCCTCCTCGAGGCGACGGATCCGGGCGTCCTGCTCCGCTTTGCTGATGCTGCGGAGGAACGCGGGGTCGTCGTCCGGGGCGACGGTGCGCGGCACACCCTGGTCGTTCGCCCGGCGACGGCCGATGACGAACCAGAGGATCCCGCCGATGACGGGGATGAGGACGACGATGGCGACCCAGGCGGCCTTGGGCACGCCGCGGTGCCGCGTCGCCGGCTGCACGGCGCAGTCGACGATGCTGTACACCCAGAACACGGCGGCGAGGAAGCCGCCGATGATCAGTAGTCTCGCCACCCCTCCAGTCTAGGCACGTCGGGGCCGGTCGGGCCCGGAGACGGCAAAGGCCTCGTTGCTAGACTGCGCGGGACATGCCGCCCCTCGCCCCCGTCCCGACGCCGCGAGCGCGCGCCGAGCGGATCCTGCCGAGCCGGATCATGATCGCCGTCGGCCTCGCGCTCCTCCTCGTCGTCGGTGCGTGGTCGGCCTCCCACGGGTCGGTGGATCCGCATGCGACCCTGTGCCTCGCCCCCGGCGTCTCGCAGCCCGCCGACGCCACGGCAGCCGGAGTCCCGATCGTCGATGGCCCCTCGGCCGATCTGGCTTCCGATGCGGCGGCGTGCGCAATGGCGGCCCTCTGCTGCGTCGCCCTCGTCCTGCTCCTCCGGCACCTGCGCACCCGCGGCGGCGTCCGTCTCCGCGGTCTCCTGCCCCGGGCGACCGCACGCCTCCGCGCCGGCCCTCGCCCGCTCCTCCCCGCGGTCTCGCTCGTCCAGCTCTCCATCTCCCGCACCTGATCCGACGCCGGCCCCGGCCGCGTCTGCGGCACCCCTCGTCGTATCCCCCGTGTTTGGAGACCCCATGAAGACCCCCGTCAAGGCGACCCTGATCGCCGTCGCCGTCGCCGTCGTGCTGCTCGTCGCCGGCATCGTCTACGCCCTCAGCCAGCAGCCCGCGAAGCCCGATCCCGAAGCCGGCGAGAAGCTGCCCACCGTCCGCACCGACTCCCACGTCCTCGATGAGGGCGGCCCCGACGCCGTCACGGTCGTCGAGTTCCTCGACTTCGAGTGCGAGGCCTGCGGCGCGTTCTACCCGATCGTGGAGGAGCTGCGCGCGACCTACGACGGCGACATCCGGTACGTCACCCGGTACTTCCCGCTGCCAGGGCACGTGAACTCGACGCAGGCCGCGCTGGCCGCCGAGGCCGCTGCACAGCAGGACCGCTACGAGGAGATGTTCCACCGTCTGTTCGAGACGCAGGCCCAGTGGGGCGAGCAGTCGACGGAGACGCCCGAGGTGTTCCGCGCGTTCGCCGAGGAGCTCGGGCTCGACCTGGCCGCGTACGATGCCGCGGTCGCCGATCCGGCGACCCTCGCCCGCGTGCAGCAGGACAAGCGCGACGGTGAGCGGCTGGGCGTGAGCAGCACCCCGACCTTCTTCGTCGACGGCGAGAAAGTCGAACTCGTCGAGTGGAACGACCTGGAGGAGGCGATCGCGGCGGCCGTCGCCGAGTGACCCCGTCGGTGGGGTCGCCGTGCGGCGGCCCCACCTCTACGCTGAGCGCATGACCTCGGAGCGCCCCTCGTCGGCCCGTCTCCTGTTCGGGGCCCTGCGGACCACGCCGGCGACGCTGACGATGATCGGCCTGGTCCTGCTCACGGGCGTGATCTGGCAGGGGCTGTGGCGGCCGTTCGAGGACTCGGCGCTCTTCCCCGCCGTCGCCTACGGGCTTCCGAGCCTGTCCGAGGGCAAGTGGTGGACGCCGGTCACGGGGACGTTCTTCGTCAACGAACCCTGGGTGTACCTCTTCACCATCGCCGGGTTCTGGGGCATGGGCTACCTGGAGCACCGCCGCGGCACCCGGGTCGCCCTCGCCTACTTCACTGTCGGGCAGCTCTTCGCGATCTTCGCGACGGCTCTGTTCCTCCTCCTCGTATCGCAGCTTCCGTGGGCGTGGGCGCAGACTCAGGCGCAGGCCCTCGACGTCGGCGCATCCGGCGGGACCATGGCCTGCATCGCCGCCGCCGTCGGCCTGTTCCGTCCGCCCTGGCGGGTGCGCGCGTGGCTGGTGCTCCTCGGATTCGTGTTCGTCGCGATGATGTTCTGGGGAGAGCTGGCCGACCTCGAGCACCTGTTCGCGGTCCTGCTGATCCTGTTCGTGGACCGGAGTCTCCGCGTGCGGCGCACGACCGTCCGGGAGCAGCGACTGATCGCCGTGATGGCGGTGCTCACGCTCGTGGCCATCGAGATCATCACGGTCCTCGTGCCGACCGACGGCCCGTTCGGTCCCACCGATCCCGCTTCGGGCGGTTTCATCGATACGGCGATCGACGTCGCGGTGATCCTCTTCATCGCGAACGGCCTGCGGCGCGGTCGCCGCTGGGCGTGGGTCGTCGCCGTCATCCTCGGCCCGCTCAACGTGCTCGCCGCCACGCTCGTGCTGGTCCTCATCATCCTCACGAGCGAGGCGCAGCTCGAGACGGTGATCGACGCAGAGACCGAACTCACGCTCGCCA
This genomic stretch from Microbacterium sp. Nx66 harbors:
- the menD gene encoding 2-succinyl-5-enolpyruvyl-6-hydroxy-3-cyclohexene-1-carboxylic-acid synthase is translated as MEAAASLFADLVSHGVRDVVLSPGSRSQALALAAAAFADEGPLRVHVRIDERVAGFTALGIARETRVPVAVVCTSGTAVANLLPATMEAFHSGVPLLLLTADRPPELRGVGANQATVQEGLFHPWVRAQIDAAVPGDGDWDGLAARVVALALGAADAESGLPGVAGPVHLNLPSREPLSGAMPSRTLTPGEPPRLPEPEAFPLERGPRTVVLAGADAGAEAEEVAHVGGWPLIAEIVSGARFGRQVVHGYRRLLSRDDLGGRIERVVVLGHPTLSREAARLLSRADVEVVAVRKGGEELNLNHRTRAVAAVAVAPGETDREWLGAWMRAAAAEAVDLSENAPDTEGLSSTDVAARRVAVRAELDAVRRPLDRERLVDAVWRATWPHDRLVFGSSRLVRVADEVLGGKKVPVHANRGLAGIDGTIATATGVAVASQAAGAPGVTRVLLGDLAFLHDVGALLFPSDETEPRLQVIVGNDGGGTIFDGLEVASTAPSAHLDRVFYTPHGVRLEHLALAYGWEYQRVTTRTALDQALTTPRGGRQIIEVPLPR
- a CDS encoding PLD nuclease N-terminal domain-containing protein, with the translated sequence MARLLIIGGFLAAVFWVYSIVDCAVQPATRHRGVPKAAWVAIVVLIPVIGGILWFVIGRRRANDQGVPRTVAPDDDPAFLRSISKAEQDARIRRLEEELARLDEETDEPPAADPRP
- a CDS encoding DsbA family protein, with translation MKTPVKATLIAVAVAVVLLVAGIVYALSQQPAKPDPEAGEKLPTVRTDSHVLDEGGPDAVTVVEFLDFECEACGAFYPIVEELRATYDGDIRYVTRYFPLPGHVNSTQAALAAEAAAQQDRYEEMFHRLFETQAQWGEQSTETPEVFRAFAEELGLDLAAYDAAVADPATLARVQQDKRDGERLGVSSTPTFFVDGEKVELVEWNDLEEAIAAAVAE